DNA from Danaus plexippus chromosome 6, MEX_DaPlex, whole genome shotgun sequence:
AGGTCGGCGATGTACCATTCTTCTGAATTGAATCCCAATATACATACGGAGTGAAAACGTTCGAGACCTATTTTCAAAAAGGCCTTTGCTATTGTCCTTACGCGTTCCTGGTACTGCCTGAAATAGAAATGAATTTCGtatattaactaattaattatttcaaattaatatgcttgctaaaaattttttaataacctgTAAGTGGTTCTATGCCATTTTCCATCAGATTTTTTTGTGGCAAAGGCCGTTGCATCCGGATATCTAGCCACTGTCCTGCTCAGTAGACCTGGTACGGATATCGGAGGCTCTGCAGCGACTCCCCGGGAGCCCATACGCAGTTTCACATGTCCGCCCGGAGTACAACATATGTAGTGATCCACTGGTATTACTTGGTCAGGACCTGATTATCCATCGTGAAaagtatgttattaatattatagaataatatttaatagttaaatgcgtctttaattatatgaatattacatagctttgtttaatatataatattatacaagtcATATACACAATGCTCATTCTTAATAGCGTATctacatgtttatatatgaacGAAGGATGTTGTCACTCAATgtttatactaaaacctttaaCACTTAGCTATTACAACGACACTACATCAAACATAGTTTTAGTCACTATGGTCGTTAATATTACGATAACtgaaatacattacataccattcaaatatttctgaTTTTCAACTCCATTTGGGACCTGCATGCTGTTTGTTTTCCAATATTTTCCTCAAGTGATTTATGCGTCCTaaacaaaacacaaataatcctttaaattacataaattagaGATACGAGTATGTTATTAGGCTCTAGTGAAACTAAGTGGAATATGTTATcagagtatttattttttatcaacatcCAACTGAATTTAatcttatacattaataataatcaatatatttggTAATTGATATCAAACGCAGCAGAGTTGGGTGATTGTCATTTCGGTCCAATTTAATATCTGATGCAATTAACAATGAAGATATTATCTTATGAACTAGCCCTTTGTGCCGACTTCGTGTGGTCGTATGAGACAATTATTAGACCAAACAACATTACTATTTGTACTTAttgcaaaaagaaatattttattttgcaaattattaACCGTTTCTAGAAATGTTACCATTTTTTACTGTTCATCTAAgcttcaaaatgttttttttttcttttcaagtaTGGTATGCtttgaatgttataattttttttacaagatttttttacaagATTTGAAAGGATTGTTACTTGACTTTTGCTGGCTGGGACAGGAATTTGCAAGTTCACACATAATAGACATTTTATTCTATGTAATGGTATAAACTTTTGTATATGTGATTCTAAAACGACATGATTATATAACTCATATCTAAATCGATAAGATATTAAGTTTtggaaagtttaatttaagattCCTGTCGTAAAGAATAATCGCGATATCGACATACATAATGCACAATTAGCAGATAATGAAAGCCCTCCCGCAATGTTAATGcagttgtaaataattaaataataaaatcacatgacaaaaaaaaaaattcaataataccAACCATATCGAACGAAACCGCgggaaaataatgtttaatgagAAATTAACCTCGGTAGCTAcctaaaaagttttgttttcgaTAATGAACCTTTTTCAaactttaatatgataaaataaaagtagaatTTAAGATTCCTAATATAAATCTGTAaactctttttaaataacaattgcaAGTAGTTAtatgtctttataattataaaatattctttaactaAACGTCATTATGTTTTGATACTCTGCGTAAACATTAAACACTggcaattttaatatgttaatcaAAAAAcgatcaaatatatatttgcagcTCAAATgttgcaatttaaaataaaataaatgactcAAATCAGTTTACACaacataatacaaatataatttcggGGACTTTTGTTAATTCACAATGACAACATTTTATCGTTATGATATGATCATAATCATTGTAATCTTAATTCCAAATGAccttaactttataaaaattttgagcaATACTTACAACTTTGACGTCaatgcttaaaatataataattaaacgtaAGACATATTACATAATACTAATAAACTCATCTCTTTactctataaaaataagtaaaaaaatattatagttcatTATGAAAAGCAAGAAtttgactaaaaatatttacatgtaaattaaaacttggacttaataaaaaataaagtcgataaatttttaaaccgCACTACGCCTTTCACACAGTTTCGGTAGATTTCctaaagaaatataagttttaagtatGGTGTAGTTTTGTTAagaatttactataaaaaaaaaattataaacagatagtatttatctttaaaacttattcattGCTGttaaattatgacaaaaaaatattttggtgtCTGGTGGTTCCAGTGGGAAACGAAATTTTATGttctatttctttaaaattaaaaggtgttttaaaatgtcgatttcttttattttataatactattagCAAATcctaaaataaagaattccattctcttttttattctgtatattcaaatatgccattgaaaaaaattacaaagtactaaattaattataaaactgcGAGTATATAATTgtagtttgtatataattaataaaacaaaggaaTTAATGGCTGCTTGGATGACACTGTATTTTCCTTACTCGATTATTTCTATCGTTTGCCAGTTCGCActactaaaaattattatagtattagaACTTTGATCtctgtttttaatatcttacatatttatatcctTAAGAATACTGAAACaagataacatataaaaaaaattgatgacATGAATCAATCATACATTAAATTGTCGGATATAATCTCCGTCAAAAACCTATTGCGTATTAGCAAcgaaaaacttataaatttaactctgtattttataataactgatCAAAAACTATCGCAGTTGGCGTAGCTCATAGTgtacctaaaatattttttgtatgaatatcACACAAAAAAGaggaagaataaaattatcatcaaactgtttcataataaactataaggacaataattaaattcgtgTCAGCGTGAAATTAAggtttctttacatttttatatagtgtagtattattattacaaaaaccaAACATACTTTTTCCCACGTCGGGCATATGTTAcctgtttttcttttacaaataatactaagaaattattaagcatttttttaatgaatccacagacaaaaaaaactaatatattaaaatcctgCATCgattggaataaaaatatatttttaaaacgtttttttacatattttataagaatttattgtaGAACATACTCACATACTGAACTTATAAGATAACAAGTGATAAACAGTGTCAGTGTTACATAAGAACTAAAccgataataaaaaactagaaTTAAAGTAAAccgataataaaaaactagaaTTACTCCGCTAACTATGCATTATAATcgcatttttagtttttttatatcttgttaaacatttttaaatgcaattatgaaactctaataataatagtcattgttacaattattataatttcatacaaaactatgctctatatttatgttatattttttttctgttaaattcattataagcTATCGTCGTTTTatctaacttttaaaaaaagtactgTAATGTAACAGAGGTCGCGGTAAAAGAAATGCCAAACCGAATGTACgtatagtaattatttcgAACAATATAACTCATATATCAAACACTAGGTTTAAATtgagattataatataatgtttatgtaactttaacaaaattgtataataatatacaatctttattgtatttattatataaaatttggcaAAAGCGGTCAGATAACGGGTGGCGGGCGTAACGGGTACCTCATATCAAAGGTATCGTCTATAAGTGACGTAAGTAAACGCGTGTTCCTCGACCAAAATAGTACGAAAACACAACTGATATTCACagtgaaaataatatcaacacACTTGTTTTTAACGACGTTATCACGTAAACTTCGACTTTAATTTGTTCTTATGATATATCTATAAGCCAcagtaaaatatgaataaaccataaatttaaatatttcatttcactGGGACTTCAGTTTGTTTTAGATACAAATGTTGTAGCGGTTTTCCTTGAACTCCagatagtaaaatttattatattatgttaatggaAAACACATTACCATTAAGTggcaaagttttttttttcagaaatgtGAACACTAACTAACACTGTACattttacacatatattaaaaactttaataacaaatacatagaattttacaactataattaatttcaataaattttcagtTATAAATGAACGGCGCGAACACGACTCGGTGTAAATAAGATGTATGAATTGCAAATTTCGACGACCGGAATGACACAAGTGCGCCAGCCAACTGGCGACTTGCCCTGTCACACGGTCACACCACTCTACAGTGTAAAGTTCACAACTGCCAGAATTGCGGAGCGTGAGCGCTGAGCATCTGAGCGTCTGTATAATTTTCCTTGAAATTGCAGTCACCGctgacaatttttaattattcataaatttggTACATTTATAACCTACCGTATTGTTTAGTTTTCACACTCCAGATTTCCGGATAGCTTGTTTGACGACCGCGCAGAGGATAAAGTGGACGCTGTCTGATCGCCCACACTTGTAGTCTTACTAAAGAACTGATAAACTTCTAACTGGCTTTGGCTATCAGTTAATGATAATTGCCggcattatattaaaactatcctataaatattgaataatctTATCAaagtcatttattaatttatataaatttttgttttgtaagtcctgaatatacaatttttgtatcaaatattattaataataaaaaatttaagtgtttCAAATATCAAAACCAAGCACTTGTAATCTATTTAGACAGTCATAAGTAGGTATTTGagtgttttttaaactttgaattTATCAACTTCGGTTAGGTATTGACAGCATGGCTTAATTTTGGTTTATCTATGTTTGACATAACAaaccttattaataataataatatcttaaacatGCCCGGAATTATTGcgaatatacatttataatccTAACTAtggcttgtttttttttgttttgttattcaaTTTCTTCTTCTTCAAACGTTACccttatgaaaattatatgtcaAAAGTCATGACGATTCTGATTTGGGACGTATATTTGCATTGGGATAAATACGCACAacttttgaaaacaaaattaacttttgGCAATATCAAAGCCGGAGATTTAGATTGTAGTTTAGGATCCTAAGACCACCGTAAATGTCTAAATGAATGATCTGtgtttaattatgatatattaaataatatcctaCGAATGTTTatagtgttaaaattattgaataggtttatgtaatgttttcttttaaatgtctCTGAATCGCTAATTACGCACTTGGCGTGTCTAACAGTATTTTACAGTAATAGGAACAAAACAAGaacttgtataattataatagttatatagtATCGTGGCTTTGTATCTTTAAACCATTACGATCTATTAATacatcttaaattatttgcttCAATGTATCATGCACTCGATGCATTTTCagatctataaataaatataatgcgtGTTGAAACTAGAGGGAATAATAACtttgtagatttattttacGACAAAATTATAGTAGGTCAGATGAGTGTAAatagtatacaaaaaaaaacggtaACGTcgcttcaattttatttatctttttaccTTCATGACCTAATTTCTAGAagtcaatttttattaaaaattaaagaagggacagatatttttattttatgctataaatgaaactatttttttgaataagtatgaaataaccaagtttattaaatggtattataaaaaaaatccaaataaCCTTATTAcacttaaacaataatttttaaatatatgtttatttacaaaatatagttattactCTATTACATTACTTTGGTTTAGTCCTGCctcatttgttattaaaattccgTTGAATTTTTTGGCgactataaataatgtcaagaTAAGTACATATATGCTTAGCACAAGCTTGGTTTTGGCACTACATACGAAGAGTTTCAATAACTCATTCGACAAACTAcgttaatattacaatatacgaatatttatgaataaaaaactgttaacCCGCCGTATTCTTGCATATTGGGACGATGAAAACTTGATTAATCCTTTAAATCAAGACTAACTgtcaatattgttattaaaatgctgatttgcaattttttataataaaagggtGAACACGAATATGTTTAAAAGGTGACTATGACataacataaaagaaaaaaagggAACCCAATAATATTTCGATTTAGATAATTCGATCATGTCTTTTGGATAATAGTAATGAATGtctcataattatttacaaaattatggcTTGTTCAATAATGACAAGTTTCGAAAAATACAACTTTATCAATCAATTATAAGCCATTAtcgaagaaatttaataaatatatgcctagctactaatttaattatcattacaatttaaaacttgctttagtatgattattattgaaacgtttattacaatataacttaaaactcatgaaaaattatttatttttaggtgGTAGAGACAGGCTGTGGTCAatttactacagctcgaacatgggctgactcgaccggggaagtaccactcTCTCACAGAGGATctgcgtgaagtagcctttagtggCTGCGTAGTGCGTTTCGTtggatgagtgagagagccggttgctctTTCCCCGTTCCCACCttttcctgccatttccttattcccatcCCTCCCTTTTTCTCAACAATCAAGATTAGCAACGCATTCATTTcacataaaacaaatgttgttttataaagattgactgatttataatcaatgttatgcttattttctttttgatcTTGaacgaaaacaaataaataattaattaacaaccCACACATATTCTTAATACTAATGTTGGAGATTAGTATAAAGttcgataaatataaaaaaatattatacagtcTCCCCTTGTCGCTTGATGCTGGAcactagatataaaaatactttaatgtatCTAAAGtctaaataagtaattatcaACTTGACAAAAATAGATATTCtggtaaaatttcaaatatttacaatacttCCAAATCATCTCCGCAaagtaaattatgtattaatttgtacatatataaaaaaaacattgtaaatagtaattgtatttaaattcatatcaaGTAACTATAACTTGAAAATTTAGACTGCATAAACATTATagaaagtataatttaaagtctTTCTgtcaaattaaagtaattttagatagtatttaattgaaatatgtaaaacgtattatttatgtttacttTGTATTAAAAGGGAACGGAACGCATTTTACTGTTCGCGGCCATGTTTTTCTTGCTACATACGTCGTGTGGCAAACGTCAACGATTAGTTTACTCAACACTAAAAATTATCTCATCTGCAGTGTAAAATACAATCTTGTTTTGAGTTCTTTGTGGTGATCCAATTTAATGCTAAAATGAATCGCACTGAGGGGCTGGTACAACGAAGGAATGTAGTGAAAGAAAATGATGGCAACAGGGAAAATCATGATATTGACGATaagaaaaatgataaaaattatgatgacGGCGATTCAAAGGAAACTCGTTTAACTCTGATGGaagaagttttattattaggaTTAAAAGACAAAGAGGTAGGAATagactttttcttttaaacaaacGATCACATGCtaatcatgttttataaaagttcaCAGTCATTAGGTAGTTATACTATTTTAGGGTTACACATCCTTTTGGAATGATTGTATATCTAGCGGTTTACGGGGCTGCATCTTGATTGAACTGGGATTGCGAGGTCGCGTCGAATTAGAAAGAGCTGGTATGAGAAGGAAAGGCTTGTTATCCAGAAAAGTTATAGTTAAATCAGGTATACACTGGACACTACATACTAATGAAACTAGTAGTGCAAACTTTTGTACAAATAATGCATTAAgctttttgtaacatttacatattcaCTAAGTAAATATGTTTGCAGATTCTCCGACTGGTGATGTGTTGCTTGATGAAGCTTTGAAACACATGAAAGACACTGATCCACCAGAAACAGTGCAGAGCTGGATAGAATATCTCAGTGGTAGGGtaccttattatattaagttatcttttattactaattattacttattacttactattaatacttatattaaacacAACAATATTGCCTGATGTTACCTCTGTATCAATATAATACAgtgtatactttattattatttaatattaagatgttGCTGTAAGTTCATTAGCAGTAggattaaattgaaaatgatgGATTAATCCTTGACTTAGATGTCTattattaacaacattataatCTACCTTTATTTGTGGTAATGGAAATTGTgttgttttttacaaaataggTGAAACATGGAATCCCATGAAGctgaaatatcaattaaagaaTGTACGTGAGAGGCTAGCAAAGAATCTTGTTGAGAAAGGTGTCCTTACCACAGAGAAACAAAACTTCCTACTCTTTGATATGACGACCCATCCGTTGACTGACAATGTGGTTAAATGCAGATTAGTAAAGAAGGTTTGTTCAATACCCAGTTTACTTTTATCCTATTGAAAATAGATACACTACTTGTGAAACAATTCACactaatatgtaataattacgtaaaaaaatattttatttaagtatattatgcTGCCTGaagtatctatatatattattaaatcttattaccTAAGCATATTCTAGAACACATAACTTCATGTAACtttctaaaaattattgattctaaaattatatcataacatcttataatgaaattaaagtcttttgtataaaaaatttttttgtttatgactTTTTGTGTGAGCTGTATTAGTTATGGTTGTATGTTAGTCTCTCAATGTATATGTGGATCCTAAAATTCTATTCAGAGGTCGTGATACTAAGCAtgcaaaatcttttatttaaaagaaatattatctgaCCTTTTACCTGTTACCTTTTCCAAATTTatgttatctatatatatatataacaacatataataacatttttgtatgtttaatgtgtcttattatatattttttctatagacaaagtttgtattgatataatttggCTGATTTGAATAATGTCTTGGacaaaatacaattaagacatttgttacatttaagcaaatttatttttaaggatgTTTAATACattccatatatatttgttgtcgATGATTGCTCATTGGAATGGAATGATAACATTGAGTGCTTTATGTTAATTCaccaaataaaactttatatcctTTGCCGTTTCAAAATGTACTACATTTAACGTGATAAGAACAATCGAAAACAGAATGAGCCACAACTAGATTGAGTAACATTCAGCTTTACTACTAATGActcaacttaaatattaaaaaactaattttatttatcaaaggaatattttacatggaattatattaatttcttcataatttttctcataacaataattttttcaaacatttaaacataacTTTGTCATTATCAATTTACatgttaaattactttatcaaCTTATTC
Protein-coding regions in this window:
- the LOC116778999 gene encoding Golgi phosphoprotein 3 homolog sauron, yielding MNRTEGLVQRRNVVKENDGNRENHDIDDKKNDKNYDDGDSKETRLTLMEEVLLLGLKDKEGYTSFWNDCISSGLRGCILIELGLRGRVELERAGMRRKGLLSRKVIVKSDSPTGDVLLDEALKHMKDTDPPETVQSWIEYLSGETWNPMKLKYQLKNVRERLAKNLVEKGVLTTEKQNFLLFDMTTHPLTDNVVKCRLVKKVQEAALRRSIIDVAHADKRSLALLMLAHSADVLENAFAPLSDEDYELATRRVRALLDLDFEAEAMRPESCEIMWAVFAAFTK